In Acidianus brierleyi, one genomic interval encodes:
- a CDS encoding radical SAM/SPASM domain-containing protein → MSKLSKGEIPEDLKDILEEGFSDQEFDPEKMIFEKEYLEPTLLLTYDCNFDCVYCFQKNFRKKGGVSDYVVRGFINYIRRNSEDKKVRVTYFGGEPLLQMKRIEEISKELEGYSFSIVTNGSLLTPSVLDRLNSFGLSHVQITLDGPREIHDKRRYFVGGKGSFDIILNNLAYAQDHTKVVLRINVDYRNVEEIKSLLSTLKEKGITKVRIDPHLVHENVFRNEYWDNIFSKDEEGDILTKVWEMAREEGFKIPQEVFRLGICAAHVEKDIVVDPYGYIYPCWAFTGNPLYIKGKLKEDGSIEYNGKFTSKNARNVWKGKCDNCPYLPMCMGGCRFFSVLDNKGFEGLDCRKKSYEEVVKLIRYFI, encoded by the coding sequence ATGAGTAAGCTATCTAAAGGAGAGATACCAGAAGATCTAAAAGATATATTAGAAGAAGGTTTTTCTGACCAAGAGTTTGATCCTGAAAAGATGATTTTTGAGAAAGAATATTTAGAGCCTACTTTGCTTTTAACGTATGATTGTAATTTTGATTGCGTCTACTGTTTTCAAAAGAACTTTAGGAAGAAGGGCGGAGTTTCAGATTACGTTGTAAGAGGATTTATAAATTATATAAGGAGAAATTCAGAAGATAAAAAAGTAAGAGTTACATATTTTGGAGGTGAGCCGTTACTTCAAATGAAAAGAATAGAAGAGATATCAAAGGAATTAGAAGGGTATTCTTTTAGTATAGTTACAAACGGTTCCCTTTTAACTCCAAGTGTTCTTGATAGACTTAATTCATTTGGGCTATCTCATGTACAGATCACATTAGACGGTCCTAGAGAAATTCATGATAAAAGAAGATATTTTGTAGGAGGTAAGGGATCGTTTGATATAATATTAAATAATCTAGCTTATGCGCAAGATCATACTAAGGTGGTTTTACGGATTAACGTTGACTATAGAAACGTTGAGGAGATAAAATCTTTGCTTTCAACTTTAAAAGAAAAAGGAATTACAAAAGTAAGAATAGATCCTCATTTAGTCCATGAGAACGTTTTTAGAAACGAGTATTGGGATAATATTTTTTCCAAAGACGAAGAAGGAGATATTCTAACGAAAGTTTGGGAAATGGCTAGAGAAGAAGGATTTAAAATTCCGCAGGAGGTTTTCAGACTGGGCATATGTGCTGCTCATGTAGAGAAAGATATAGTAGTTGATCCATATGGATACATTTATCCATGTTGGGCATTTACTGGAAATCCTTTGTATATAAAAGGTAAACTGAAAGAAGACGGATCAATTGAGTATAATGGAAAATTTACAAGCAAAAATGCTAGAAACGTTTGGAAAGGGAAATGCGATAATTGTCCTTATTTACCTATGTGTATGGGAGGATGTAGGTTCTTCTCAGTTTTGGATAATAAAGGATTTGAGGGTTTAGATTGTAGAAAGAAAAGCTATGAGGAGGTTGTTAAGCTAATAAGATATTTTATATAA
- a CDS encoding peptidase U32 family protein gives MRLVVGTNFDDSLLEKIRVYPVRYVFGSETRSLTGHGRASFVLPEVNDEKLKNHIDVAHSYGIKFLYTMNTATLNGKEYSQKFIEMLHKEIDKLNNLGVDGFIVAMPFLVSYIKKEYPNKEISISSYSRVYNIREFEEYVNLGADTIILHEDDNRNFKLLRSLNKFRSSVDIEVITNNSCLWGCPYRRTHDIISSVTSSEDGVNNVWFEYPIMFCATDVRNDLANIIRMRWIRPEDLHHYEEIGIDRFKIAGRNKSTQWLLRAVKAYSEGKYEGNLLDIVSYPQGRAVPKVMKKVGGPEDYDILEKVYVDNTKFPPNWLGYFKYNECETRSCEECRYCDVIAESVISAEGKSPSKLNLSKIRPPIDLIPRFSKNGETEQ, from the coding sequence ATGAGGCTAGTCGTAGGAACTAATTTTGATGATTCTTTATTGGAAAAAATTCGAGTATATCCAGTAAGATACGTCTTTGGAAGCGAAACAAGAAGTCTTACAGGACACGGTAGAGCGTCTTTTGTTTTACCAGAAGTAAACGACGAAAAATTAAAAAATCATATAGACGTAGCCCACTCGTATGGAATAAAATTCCTTTACACTATGAACACTGCAACATTAAACGGGAAAGAATACTCTCAAAAATTCATAGAAATGTTGCATAAAGAAATAGACAAATTGAATAATTTAGGAGTGGACGGTTTCATAGTAGCAATGCCATTTTTAGTAAGTTACATTAAAAAGGAGTATCCTAATAAGGAAATTTCAATTTCTTCATATTCAAGAGTTTATAATATTAGAGAGTTTGAGGAGTACGTAAATTTAGGAGCAGATACTATAATATTACATGAAGACGATAATAGAAATTTTAAGCTCCTTAGATCTTTAAACAAATTTAGATCTAGTGTTGACATAGAGGTAATAACAAATAACTCATGTCTTTGGGGATGTCCGTATAGGAGAACGCATGATATAATATCTTCTGTAACTTCCTCAGAAGACGGTGTAAACAACGTATGGTTCGAATATCCAATAATGTTCTGCGCAACTGATGTAAGAAATGATTTGGCAAATATAATAAGAATGAGATGGATAAGACCGGAAGATTTACATCATTATGAAGAGATTGGGATTGATAGATTTAAGATAGCTGGGAGGAACAAGAGCACGCAGTGGTTATTAAGGGCAGTTAAGGCTTATTCTGAAGGTAAATACGAAGGAAATCTCCTCGATATTGTAAGCTATCCACAAGGAAGAGCAGTGCCTAAGGTTATGAAGAAAGTAGGAGGTCCAGAAGATTATGATATTTTAGAAAAAGTTTATGTAGATAATACAAAATTTCCGCCTAATTGGTTAGGATACTTCAAATATAATGAATGTGAGACTAGGAGTTGCGAAGAATGTAGATACTGTGACGTAATTGCAGAAAGCGTAATTTCAGCGGAAGGAAAATCTCCGTCTAAACTTAATTTAAGTAAAATAAGACCTCCAATAGATCTTATTCCGAGGTTTTCCAAAAATGGTGAAACTGAACAATGA
- a CDS encoding MBL fold metallo-hydrolase: protein MVKLNNEIRILELTEPNFFGTVLNHNLTVTKGPGGGLMLIDTGLPGYLDEIERYLKSWSYSLEDISDIVLTHSHPDHSGNAQEIKKISKAKIYAHKLEKFDNQKFQIQYDQVKQEFNVNEKEFAETMKRINNLEYEIPKIDFYLEGGETIGNFKVIHVPGHTPGHIALYDGKVVIAGDSVRYYKGLKPPLRFFCWNYEKAVNSFNILINLPFSFFVPYHGEVITPW from the coding sequence ATGGTGAAACTGAACAATGAAATTAGAATTTTGGAATTAACTGAACCGAACTTCTTTGGAACAGTCCTCAATCATAACTTGACCGTGACCAAAGGACCTGGTGGAGGATTAATGCTCATAGATACTGGCCTTCCAGGATATTTGGATGAAATTGAAAGATATTTAAAATCATGGAGCTACTCTTTAGAGGATATTTCAGATATAGTCTTAACTCACTCTCATCCAGATCACTCAGGAAACGCACAAGAAATAAAGAAAATTTCAAAAGCCAAGATTTATGCTCATAAATTGGAGAAATTTGACAACCAGAAATTCCAAATACAGTATGATCAAGTAAAACAAGAATTCAATGTAAATGAAAAAGAATTTGCGGAAACTATGAAAAGAATAAATAATTTGGAATACGAAATTCCAAAAATAGATTTCTATCTGGAAGGAGGAGAAACTATAGGAAACTTTAAAGTAATTCATGTACCTGGCCATACACCAGGCCATATAGCACTTTACGATGGGAAAGTAGTAATTGCGGGAGACTCTGTAAGATATTATAAGGGTTTGAAGCCACCATTAAGATTTTTCTGTTGGAATTACGAAAAAGCAGTGAATTCGTTTAATATCTTGATAAATTTACCATTTTCATTTTTTGTTCCGTATCATGGTGAGGTGATAACCCCATGGTAA
- a CDS encoding radical SAM/SPASM domain-containing protein: MVSPFVVVWESTKACDFACKHCRAKAIPNRLPGELTKEEVSNLVDDLRQSGVKLFIISGGDALKREDIFEVIQDSSKKITTAISPSGSKIDENIARKLKDSGVSIASISIDGPEEIHDNFRGVKGAFKIASKAVNSLQNAGIPVQINSTVSKYNVNQLDKLKETILSFKPVSWDIFILIPTGRATKDMMISPEEGEDVMRTVYKWREEGINVRMTCTPYYVRINNELGNRPLPPDIKYGRRSINGARGCMAGNGYAFISYDGTVYPCGFLPIPAGNIRERKFSDIYENSPIFKALRNPDDLQGKCGICEYRTVCGGCRARAYSLTGNFMAEDPFCLYTPIRVRI; encoded by the coding sequence ATGGTAAGTCCTTTTGTAGTAGTCTGGGAAAGCACAAAAGCTTGCGATTTTGCTTGTAAACACTGTAGAGCTAAAGCTATACCGAACAGATTGCCTGGAGAACTCACTAAAGAAGAAGTATCAAATTTAGTTGATGACCTAAGGCAAAGCGGAGTTAAACTATTTATAATAAGCGGAGGAGACGCACTAAAGAGAGAAGATATATTCGAAGTAATACAGGATTCTTCTAAAAAGATCACAACTGCAATTTCTCCAAGTGGAAGTAAAATAGACGAAAATATAGCGAGAAAGCTTAAGGATTCAGGAGTTTCGATAGCATCAATAAGTATTGATGGACCAGAAGAAATTCACGATAATTTTAGAGGAGTTAAAGGCGCATTTAAAATAGCTTCAAAAGCTGTAAATTCCTTACAAAATGCTGGAATTCCAGTTCAGATAAACTCAACAGTAAGTAAGTATAATGTTAATCAATTGGATAAATTAAAAGAAACAATATTGTCTTTCAAACCTGTCAGTTGGGATATATTCATATTGATACCTACCGGAAGAGCAACAAAAGATATGATGATATCTCCAGAAGAAGGCGAAGATGTTATGAGAACAGTATATAAATGGAGGGAAGAAGGAATAAATGTAAGGATGACATGCACTCCGTATTATGTCAGAATAAATAATGAACTAGGAAATAGACCATTACCCCCAGATATTAAATATGGAAGAAGAAGTATCAATGGAGCAAGAGGATGTATGGCTGGAAACGGATATGCGTTTATATCTTACGATGGAACAGTTTATCCTTGTGGTTTTCTCCCTATTCCTGCAGGGAATATAAGAGAAAGAAAATTTAGCGATATTTATGAAAATTCACCTATATTTAAAGCATTAAGAAATCCAGACGATCTTCAAGGAAAATGTGGAATTTGTGAATATAGGACTGTGTGCGGTGGATGTAGGGCAAGAGCATATTCTTTAACGGGTAATTTCATGGCAGAAGATCCATTCTGCCTTTATACTCCTATTAGGGTGAGGATATGA
- a CDS encoding radical SAM protein, whose translation MISISRLMTGKREKADEIRYSGNKDYYPKVLVFNVTRNCNLRCEHCYSNSGFHHYTDLPLSTWINAVKQAADMGVKHILLSGGEPLDRRDTYLIAKEANDYGISVELSTNGTMLTKERVDEIKNYVDYIGVSIDGPEEIHDKFRGIKGTFRKAIEGIRNSKEAGIKTGLRFTITRDNYEYIDFIFELMEKEGIDRVCFYHLAYAGRADIKLDIDNKTRLNVVKKIINYSTSGKEVLTADNPVDGILVYAMTGKKEVLDLLRRNGGNKSGERIADITPEGIVYPDQFTQIPIGTIDNLKEIWEKPNPLVEKLRMRKLYVKCSACPFFDVCNGGLRGRALALGDLWGKDPSCYLENIFNK comes from the coding sequence ATGATTAGCATTTCAAGATTAATGACAGGAAAAAGAGAAAAGGCAGACGAGATAAGATATTCTGGAAACAAGGATTACTACCCAAAAGTTCTTGTATTTAATGTTACTAGAAATTGCAATTTAAGATGCGAACATTGTTATTCTAACTCAGGATTTCATCACTATACAGATTTACCATTATCGACATGGATCAATGCAGTAAAACAAGCAGCAGATATGGGAGTAAAACACATACTTCTATCCGGCGGGGAGCCTTTAGATAGAAGGGACACATATCTTATAGCAAAGGAAGCTAACGATTATGGAATTTCAGTAGAACTTTCAACCAATGGCACAATGCTAACAAAGGAAAGAGTGGACGAAATTAAAAACTACGTAGATTATATAGGTGTAAGTATTGATGGACCAGAGGAAATTCACGACAAATTTAGGGGAATAAAAGGAACATTTAGAAAGGCAATAGAGGGAATAAGAAATTCTAAGGAAGCTGGTATAAAAACCGGATTAAGATTTACCATTACAAGAGATAATTATGAATACATAGACTTCATTTTCGAATTAATGGAAAAAGAAGGGATAGATAGAGTATGTTTCTATCATTTAGCTTATGCTGGAAGAGCTGACATAAAATTGGATATTGATAATAAAACAAGACTTAATGTTGTTAAAAAAATTATAAATTATTCAACATCTGGGAAAGAAGTGTTAACTGCAGATAATCCAGTAGATGGTATTCTTGTTTATGCAATGACTGGAAAAAAAGAAGTTTTAGATTTACTAAGAAGAAACGGAGGAAATAAGTCTGGGGAAAGGATTGCAGATATTACACCAGAAGGAATAGTTTATCCAGATCAATTTACTCAAATACCGATAGGCACAATAGATAACCTTAAGGAAATATGGGAAAAACCGAATCCATTAGTAGAAAAATTAAGAATGAGAAAATTATATGTAAAGTGTTCGGCGTGCCCATTCTTTGACGTATGCAATGGAGGTCTAAGAGGAAGAGCATTAGCTTTAGGTGACTTGTGGGGGAAAGATCCTTCTTGCTATCTAGAAAATATATTTAACAAATAA
- a CDS encoding 4-hydroxyphenylacetate 3-hydroxylase family protein — translation MGLRTGEQYLDAIKVRNKAEVYVLGKEVKDVTTNPFLKPSILSFKATFDAAWDEDTKDLARVWSPFINDETNRFNHIHRSPDDLAAKVKLLRKISHKVGACFQRCVGFDALNTLYITVELMAQHGKTEPKEKFVEYLKTVQKRDLALAGAMTDAKGVRTLKPHQQPNKDAYVRVTEVTKDGIYVSGAKANITGVAASEEIVVLPTRAMGPEDQDYAVAFSVPTDSEGIKIIVGRQLNDARRLEGGEIDGIPYFYNHEGLVIFDHVFVPMDRVFLLRDWQYTGQLVEIFSAYHRQGYGGCKAGLGDVIIGASYNLAKQAGVEKASHIQEKITEEIFLTETMYAAGIAASLNAVQPCPGCWWVNPMHANVTKHLVTRFPSQISQLSVDIAGGILGTAPSEWDLKNPKLREYIAKYLQGIEGYTAEDRIRMVRLLENVSLGVAFQIESVHGAGSPAAQRIMFTRLYDLSYSEEVAKRLAGMKSEVHFTQKTEPWRETETEKLAKSK, via the coding sequence ATGGGATTAAGAACTGGAGAACAATACCTAGACGCGATAAAAGTAAGAAATAAAGCGGAAGTATATGTTTTAGGAAAAGAAGTAAAAGACGTAACTACAAATCCGTTTTTAAAACCTTCAATTCTTTCATTTAAAGCTACTTTTGACGCTGCATGGGACGAAGATACTAAGGATTTGGCTAGAGTTTGGAGTCCATTTATAAACGATGAAACAAATAGATTTAATCATATTCACAGGTCTCCAGACGATTTAGCTGCAAAGGTAAAATTACTTAGAAAGATAAGTCATAAAGTAGGAGCATGTTTCCAAAGATGCGTAGGTTTCGATGCATTAAACACCTTATATATAACGGTAGAACTAATGGCACAGCACGGTAAAACCGAACCTAAAGAAAAGTTTGTAGAATATTTGAAGACAGTACAAAAAAGAGATTTAGCGTTAGCAGGAGCTATGACTGACGCAAAAGGAGTCAGAACTTTAAAGCCTCATCAACAACCTAATAAAGATGCATATGTTAGAGTAACAGAAGTAACAAAAGATGGTATTTACGTTTCTGGTGCTAAAGCTAACATAACAGGAGTAGCTGCAAGCGAAGAAATAGTAGTTCTTCCTACGAGAGCTATGGGTCCAGAAGATCAAGACTATGCAGTAGCTTTTTCAGTACCGACAGACAGCGAAGGAATAAAAATAATTGTAGGAAGGCAATTAAACGATGCTAGAAGACTAGAAGGAGGAGAAATAGATGGAATACCTTATTTCTATAACCATGAGGGATTAGTTATATTTGATCATGTTTTTGTTCCCATGGATAGAGTCTTCCTTTTGAGAGATTGGCAATATACCGGGCAATTAGTTGAAATTTTCTCCGCATATCATAGACAGGGCTATGGAGGATGTAAAGCTGGATTAGGAGACGTAATTATAGGAGCTTCATATAATTTAGCTAAGCAGGCCGGTGTAGAAAAAGCGTCTCACATTCAAGAAAAAATTACAGAAGAAATATTTCTAACTGAAACAATGTATGCAGCAGGAATAGCTGCAAGTCTTAATGCTGTTCAACCTTGTCCAGGCTGTTGGTGGGTAAATCCAATGCATGCAAACGTAACCAAACATCTAGTTACAAGATTTCCATCTCAAATATCTCAATTATCAGTAGATATAGCAGGAGGAATATTAGGTACAGCACCAAGCGAATGGGATCTAAAGAATCCTAAATTAAGGGAATATATAGCTAAATACCTTCAAGGAATTGAGGGGTATACTGCAGAAGATCGTATAAGAATGGTTAGATTATTAGAAAATGTGAGTTTGGGGGTAGCATTCCAAATAGAATCTGTACATGGTGCTGGAAGTCCTGCGGCTCAACGTATAATGTTTACAAGACTTTATGATCTAAGTTATTCGGAAGAAGTTGCAAAAAGGTTAGCAGGAATGAAATCTGAAGTTCATTTCACACAAAAAACAGAACCTTGGAGAGAAACTGAAACAGAAAAATTAGCAAAAAGTAAATAA
- a CDS encoding ADP-ribose-binding protein, translating to MKLSIRKCDITQIEADAIVNAANSYLEHGGGVAWAIVKKGGYIIQEESREYVRKNGPIPTGEVAVTSAGNLRAKYVIHAVGPRYGVEGDDKLESAIRKSLDKAKELGVKRIAFPAISTGIYGYPYERCAEIMAKVILEKNPEMEIIICLYSDDAFEVFKGVFSKYFLF from the coding sequence GTGAAGCTCTCTATAAGGAAATGCGATATAACTCAAATAGAGGCTGATGCAATAGTTAATGCCGCTAATTCTTATTTAGAGCACGGAGGAGGCGTGGCCTGGGCAATAGTTAAAAAAGGAGGATATATAATTCAAGAAGAAAGTAGAGAATATGTAAGGAAGAATGGTCCTATTCCTACTGGTGAAGTAGCTGTAACTTCTGCAGGCAATTTAAGAGCAAAGTATGTTATCCATGCCGTAGGTCCTAGATATGGAGTAGAAGGAGATGATAAATTGGAGTCTGCTATAAGAAAATCTTTGGATAAGGCTAAAGAACTAGGAGTAAAAAGGATAGCTTTTCCTGCAATTTCTACGGGTATTTACGGCTATCCTTATGAAAGGTGCGCAGAGATAATGGCTAAAGTAATTTTAGAGAAAAATCCTGAGATGGAGATAATTATTTGCTTATATTCCGATGACGCTTTCGAAGTATTTAAAGGAGTATTTTCTAAGTATTTTCTATTCTAG
- a CDS encoding protein-L-isoaspartate O-methyltransferase family protein yields MNVKESIISKIKNPQLAMAFTKVNREDFLPEQLKKYAYDDKYVESALTILPNVTTTALSLGIYMLDSLDLQKGQKILEIGTGIGYYTALMAEIASKIVSIEINDDMYEYSKKRLNYSNIELIKGDGTLGYEKESPYDRVISWAASPTLLCKPFEQLKEGGIMITPIGVERVQWLYKITKKEGNPIIEKLTEVIFMRMKGVYGFYDDYEDPIENRLEKLERQVKSIISRLK; encoded by the coding sequence ATGAATGTTAAGGAATCAATAATTTCTAAAATAAAGAATCCACAATTAGCAATGGCTTTCACTAAGGTTAATAGAGAAGATTTCCTTCCAGAACAACTAAAAAAGTATGCCTATGACGATAAGTATGTAGAATCTGCACTTACTATTTTACCTAATGTCACTACTACTGCTCTAAGCCTTGGAATTTACATGTTAGATTCGCTGGATCTACAGAAAGGTCAAAAAATTCTAGAGATAGGAACGGGAATAGGATATTATACTGCATTAATGGCAGAAATTGCTAGTAAGATAGTTTCAATAGAGATAAACGATGATATGTACGAATATTCTAAAAAGAGATTAAATTATAGTAATATTGAGCTTATAAAAGGAGATGGAACGTTAGGATACGAAAAGGAAAGTCCTTATGACAGAGTTATAAGCTGGGCTGCTTCGCCCACATTGTTATGTAAGCCATTTGAACAACTTAAGGAAGGAGGTATAATGATAACTCCTATAGGAGTCGAAAGAGTACAATGGTTATATAAGATTACTAAAAAGGAAGGAAATCCTATAATTGAGAAATTAACTGAAGTAATTTTTATGAGAATGAAAGGAGTATATGGATTTTACGATGATTATGAAGATCCTATAGAAAATAGATTAGAAAAACTAGAAAGACAAGTCAAATCTATAATATCTAGATTAAAGTAA